The DNA sequence AATGTGACGATTGATTTGTCAGTATTAAGTAATGAACAGTATAAAGACCAAATTACTGTTTTATCTGCAACGAATGAACTACCTGATGTCGGTATGACTTGGGCAGCAGGATACTTAGATCCATTTGTTGATGGAAATAAGTTCACACCGTTAGACGACTTACTTGAAGACGGATTAAGAGATGAGTTTGTTGCAGGTACGCTAGAAGCTTATGAAAAAGACGGAAACACATATGGACTACCTTTAGAATTAAACACAGTTTATGTTTATTATAATAAAGCAATTTTTGGTGAGTACGGTTTAGAAGCTCCTTCTACTTACGACGAGCTTGAGCAAGTAATAGCAACGTTAAATGAAAACAATGTAGAACCGATCGCACTAGGAAATAGAGATCGTTGGACTGGATCAATGTGGTACATGTATTTTGCTGATAGAATCGGTGGAAGTGATGTACTAACAAATGCAATTGATCGATCTGGTTCTTTTGAAGACCCTGCATTAGTTGAAGCGGCAGCTAAAGTACAGGAAATGGTGGAAGCTGACTCTTTTGCAAGCGGTTTCAATGGATTGGCTGATGAAGAAGCGAAAAGTATGTTCATGAATGACCAGGCTGCAATGTATATGATTGCAACTTGGGACCTACCAAACTATACAACAAATGAAGATGTACCACAGGAGTTTAGAGACAACGTAGGATACTTTAAGTTCCCTACAGTTGATG is a window from the Evansella cellulosilytica DSM 2522 genome containing:
- a CDS encoding extracellular solute-binding protein gives rise to the protein MFKKKAITSLVALMASAVVIAGCSDDSSTEGDSNGASGDSGDSKTISFMHLWPQGSSAEHHRIVNEIIADYEAENNVTIDLSVLSNEQYKDQITVLSATNELPDVGMTWAAGYLDPFVDGNKFTPLDDLLEDGLRDEFVAGTLEAYEKDGNTYGLPLELNTVYVYYNKAIFGEYGLEAPSTYDELEQVIATLNENNVEPIALGNRDRWTGSMWYMYFADRIGGSDVLTNAIDRSGSFEDPALVEAAAKVQEMVEADSFASGFNGLADEEAKSMFMNDQAAMYMIATWDLPNYTTNEDVPQEFRDNVGYFKFPTVDGSGDRNSFVGGPGVGLFVAEDSDVKDEAKEFAAYFVREWGERSVSEAGVIPATIVDGEGLDLPDMYVEVLQDLEDATNLTLYADVQMSASVADTHLDLIQALFGLSITPEEFAKQHEEALSAE